The Armatimonadota bacterium DNA window TCGCAGAAAGGAGGTAACACCAGCCACTCAGACACCGAAGAAACAGTGATCGTCGATCACTGCACGCGACGACCCGGAATCACCGAAAGGTGGTACACATCAGGCGGCGGCCGGTGGTACACATGGGGCGGCTATTGACAGCCCGATTGTGATCGGCGCAAGTTTGAGCATCGCGGGAGGACCAGGATGCGGGCAGAACCCACCCTCCCACCCAGTGACTGCGGGCACCGAAATAGGCCTTCCCGCGCCCCGGATGACGGGGCCGGTCTCCGTCGAGCAATCTCTGGCCCGACGCCGCTCGGTGCGCGAGTTCGCCCTCAGAGATCTGACCCTTGAACAGGTTAGTCAGCTGGCTTGGGCGGCCCAGGGCATCACCGATCCAGCAAGCGGGTTCCGCACTGCGCCTTCCGCTGGCGCGCTCTACCCGCTCGAGGTCTTTCTGGTGAAACAAGATGGGGTGTTCCACTACCTTCCCCATGGCCACAAGCTGGTTCAAATGTCGAAGGCAGATCTGCGGGCTAGCCTCGCGCGGGCAGCGCTTGGGCAGTTGTCTCTGCGGACAGCCCCCTTGGACATCGTGATCACTGCTGTCTACGAACGAACCAAGGTCAAGTACGGTGCTCGTGCCGAGCGCTACGTCCACCTG harbors:
- a CDS encoding SagB/ThcOx family dehydrogenase encodes the protein MTGPVSVEQSLARRRSVREFALRDLTLEQVSQLAWAAQGITDPASGFRTAPSAGALYPLEVFLVKQDGVFHYLPHGHKLVQMSKADLRASLARAALGQLSLRTAPLDIVITAVYERTKVKYGARAERYVHLEAGHVGQNIQLQAVALGLGSVPIGALDDDAVARVLGLPSGQRPVYIMAVGYAEEPQASA